The genomic segment CGGCCAATTTTGGACTGGGTCAACCTTCCTGAAGGTGCGGACGAGTTGAGTCTCTGGAGTACGCTTCACGACGGTGATCTGGCTGCAATCGAGTCAGATCTGTTGGCGCGGACGCTGACGCTGCGCTTCGATGTCAGCTACGTCAGAGACTTCCATAAGCTGTCCGAGGAGACCCTGTTCGTGGTGACGGTCAGTGGCGTACAGTCTGTGCGCTCATTTAGCAACATTCCGTGGCCAGGCGGCTGTTCAATTCCAAGCGGAACATCTTATGAACAGCAACAGGCAATAACTGTGGAGTATCAGAGGAAATGGCGCGAGCAGTCCCTATCGTGGGCCGAGTTCGAGCGACTCACCGACACCGGCTTGGAGGTATCATCCGCCACGTTGGCTCGACGGTCCGATTGCGCATCGCTTCATCTCGGGTTATTGGTGGGAGGAGACTCTTACGTGGAGGCTTACGTCCGAGGAGATGCAATTACCTTCTCGATCGGTGAACGGCAGCTTACGCCCGAAGAGTTTGTTGAACTAGGCGAGGCGTACTGGGACGCGTTCGCTAAAAAGCGCTAAATCGGTAGACCTGCAAGCATTCCGAGCGAGTGACTGCCTGTTAGGAAACTTAGACCGGTAAACACTCCCTACTCCCTATTCCCTATTCCCTGCAGTTCGCCTATCAATAACCCGATACCCCTCCGGCACCTCAAACAGCCTCGGGTCGGGCTCGCGGCATCCCCTTCACCGCACCACCACGTAGGGCCGCATCATGTCGTTGTCCTCGTGCTCCAGCATGTGGCAGTGGAATACGTATCGCCCCGCATAGCCCTCGAACGGCACCAGGATCGAAAGCACTTCGTTCGGGCGCACGATGGCAGTATCTTTCCAGCCCGCTTCATTTGCGGCCGGCGGTCGCGGATTCCCCACAAATTGCAGCACTCGGGGAAAGGCAAGCGTATCGAATGTCCGGCGGTGGAGAATCTGAAACTGAACCAGATGCAGATGCATGGGGTGCGCATCGTCGGTTGTATTGATGAAGCGCCAGGTTTCAACCGTACCCAGCTTGACCGTTTCAGAGACAGGATCGTCATAGCCCTTCCCGTCGATGCGGACTCCCAAAGACCGGCCGAAGCCGTCTACGCGCTCTGAAAGTACGAAATCTCTGGTCCGGACGGACGCCTTCTCATCCAGTCGAGCGAAAGCTACTGGCTTCACGTTGACTGCCGCCCGGTTTGGGCGAACGGGCAAGGAAACCCGAAACTGCATTAACTCCGGCACCGGCTGAGGCCGGATATTGAACATGGTCCAGCCGGGATAGGGCGCCCATGCCGAATTTTGCAGCGTCAGCGTCCTTCCAGCATGGCGTGAAAAGTCAACCACGATGTCCGCCCGCTCCGCGGGGCCCAGCAGCAGCCTGTTGAGCGAAGCTGGAGCCGGCAGCAATCCGCCGTCGGTTCCAATTTGCTGAAAGTCCACCAGCGAGGGATGGCTCGCATCTCTTCCCAGGTTGAACGTAAGTTCAAAAAACCGCGCATTCGCACCGTTCAGGACACGGAACCGATAAGGTCGAGGTTCAACCTCCAGATAGGGAGCGATGGCCCCGTTCACAACCGGCAAGTTGCCGAAAAACTCCGGACCCCACTGCCCCGGCGGCAACTCCTTCCCATCTTCGTGCGTTGGCAAATAGAGAAGGACCCCGCTGGCGTCCACGGTGCGGTCCTGAAGGAGAAGCGGAATCTCATAGTCGTCCTTGGGCAGATCCATCCCCATCTCTTCTCGATCGCGCAGCAGATAGAACCCCGACAATCCGGCATACACATTGAGCCGGGTGATGCCGAGAGCGTGATCGTGATACCAGAGAGTCGCCGCCCGCTGTTCATTTGGATAGGAATAGCGTCGAGACTCGCCGGGCGTAAACCACTTTTCGGGAAGCCCGTCGCTCTCCGATTCAGTCCTCGCGCCGTGAAGATGTGGAACCATCCTGACTTCCGGCACAGGTGCCATCGCCCCGTGGATCCGCCGATCCACCTGGAAGAGATGCCGCTGTGGCAACCCGTTTTCCCATTCAACTTCAATGGGCTCGCCCTGGAGCGCCTCAAAGACCGGCCCGGGATACTGCCTGTCATATCCCCACAGCCGCGCAGCCGGCAGTTGGGAATGAAGACGAGCGGTGAACTCCGCAGCCCGCACGCGGTAGAGCTTCACACCCTTTTTGGTCCCATAAGGCACGATGCGCCTGGGGATGGGCAGCCGATCCAGAAAGCGCTCCACTTGAATGGGAGCACGGCTCATGGCCGGAGACGGGTCCATCACAGCTTGCCCATCTCCGCGCAGAACCAGGCCCCCCAGCGACACCAAAGAGCATTTCAGGAAGCTCCGCCTATTCTGAATGCGCATGGATAATGACGCTCCCGATTCTGTTTGCACCCAGAGTCGCCGGCAAATCAACGCCGGTCAGTTGCGTACAGAGGGGACGACCGGAGGGCGTTTCCTTCGCAAATATCTCGATCATTTTCTGGAGATCATAAAGCAGTGAGCAAGCGCTGTCAGCACGAATCACGCTCTGGACTCAAAGCAGGCAGACAAAGCTCGACTCGAACGCCGGGAACTACTTCCTCAACTTCTGCATCATCGACACCAGCATCCGGCCAACCTCGTCGGCCAGGGCGCGGCTACGGGCCCGCTCACTCTCTGAGCCAAACCCAAGGCGCTCCGAAATAAATAGTTGAGTCTGGATTTCATCACGGTCCCACCGGCTTCACATTCGGTCTGTCTGCCGATTCAAGATGATTCACCACCCGGTAACCCGCGGGCACCTTGAAGAATGCCGGATCGGGTTCCGACAGGTACAAGTCCTTCACCATGAAGACCTGTTTCCCGGTCTGCGGGTTGTCGACAATCGATCTCACATTGATGCCCAGCTGCTCGCTGAACCAGAACTCACGCATCGAGGTCATCGGCTCGTCGTTCCCCATAGTCCCCGCATTGATGATGATGATGGTCTCGCGGTAACCGTGCGTCTCCGTTCCCTCAATCGTGTCCACCCCCAGGTCGTCCTCCCGGCTGAACCCGCGTCCGTTCGGCAGCGGACCGCTCTGGCCCCGGCGGGGTTGGTAGAGCGCTTTACTGTTGTTGTTGTACGGCAGCAGTTCGCACACCTTGGTCCGCGTCGAGCAGTTGTACCAGGTATGCTTCGCCGGATCGGTAATCTGGAAGACGTTCATCTCCGACTTGAAATCGCCGCCCTTCGGCACCAGGATCCATCGCTCCTGGTAGATCCTGCCCCGGCGGTCGCGCACGATAGCCCGCTCATTCGCCAGTGTGAAGCTGCCGCCCGTCGCCAAAGGCCGCGACCACTCCGTGGCCAGCTTCAGGCTGAATGGCGCTTCGAGCGTCGGTGGGATGAAGATGCTCTCCATCGGCCCGCCCCCTCGCGGGCTCGCGCCACCATCGGAAAAGCTGACAACCTGAGGGCCGCTGGAGTCTCCTCGCGTATGGAGAGCTGGTTGCGAACCGCTCACCACTGGAGAGCTGTTGGAATCCTGCCCGGCAACAGCGGGAGCAAGCGTCAACACCGTGAGGGGAACTGCAACCGAGGCAGCAAGAGAGACCAGGACCCGTTTGGAAAGAGTCACGGCAGAGGCCTCCTGCGATCGCGCACAGTATATTCCGATCCAGCCCAAAGGTGAGCGGAAAGCGCCAGACTTAGCGGAACGCAAAGAGCCCCGGCCAAAGCCGGGGCTCTTTGTGCAGCCGTTTCGGAAGCCGCTTTCGAGCTTGCCTATGCCATCGCCACGTGCGCGGTCGCTTCGGGAACCCGTACCACCGGTCCCGCCGGACCAGCCGCCACCGGAGCCGTCGGCGTAGCCGTCGTCCCCCGCGTCAGCCGATGCACAAAGTGATAGGGCGGCCAGGGGCCTGAGAGCTGCATCTGGCAGTCCCTCAGCGTAGCGCTGGTTGAGTGAAACTTGTTCTGGTACTTCTCCACGCACTTCCGATCGATCAGGTGCGCAATATCCAGAACCATCTTCCCGCTCTCCGTGAGCCGGCAGCTCACTTCCTCGTCCAGCGGATTGAAAAGCCGGTGCATCTGGAAGCTCACCGCCCGTGCCCGGGTCTGGCGCTCCCGCTGCCGCACCGCGTTTTCGCGCAGGTTCGAAAGATATTCACGACCCACGCCCTCGGCCGGTCCGTGATGGCTGAGTTCCTTCGTGCAGCAATCCTCCACGAAGATCTTCAGGTGCATCTCCGTCTTCCCACGCAGCTTTTCAATATTCCCCATGAACTGCCGCTGGTTTGACCGGATCGACTTGCGGAGCGATTCGTCGTCGTTAAATACCGTCCCAAACCGGAACGGCAATACCGTGGAGTGCTGAAAGCAGTCCGCGATCACACGGGCGTGATCGATTCCCGCCTTCTGGTTCAGATTTTCTGCTGGATTATGTTCACTGACGATAACGGCTAGGTCACTGGCGGGATACAGGAAAACCTGGTTTCCGCTTACGCCAAGGACGTTCTCTAACGGGACTGGTTTGCGATGACGGGCCAACTCTGGAAATGCTTGCTTCTCACCAATGCAGTAGGCATACCATGCCATGTTGGAACACTCCCTGCAACGCCGGTAAGCGTTGCCCTGTGCGAAACGTGGAATCCCCGGGAAAAACTGCATGCGGCGTACAGCCGGGTTTTTTGTTTGCTTACACCCGGTCGAACTGTACCGAATACTAGGCTCACGAAAACACGATTGGCAAGCACGGCCATCACACGTGTTAAGAAAAGGTAGCTTACTTAGGTAAATTGGCGTTCATCTCGTCACAATCAGATTCAACGACAACAAAATTTCCGCCCCGCATTCCGCACCGCCTTCGGTGCACTCTGATCCGCGGAACCGCGGGTGGGCCTCCCCCGAACCCCTGGATCGCCCCCGCTTCGCCCCTGTCCGTCTATCCCCCTCGTCCCCTCTCTCCCTCATGTCCCCCGTGTCCCACGGTCCCTCGTGTCCTCCCTGTCCCTCCTGTCCCCCCGTGTCCCTATTCCCTATTCCCTAACCCCTGTCTTCGTATACTTTCCTCATGGCGACCCTCTCCCGCTCAGTCTCTGCTGCCCTCGCCGGACTCCTCCTTCTCAGCTCTGTTCCTGCCGCCCACGCCTGGGGCAATGAAGGTCACCGCCTGATCAATCGTCTCGCCGCCGGCGCCCTGCCGGCTGACACCCCCGCCTTCCTCCGCTCCCCCGCCGCCATCCAGCAAATCGAATACCTCGGCCCCGAGCCCGACCGCTGGCGTTCCCCCTCCGAGCCTGAGCTGCTTTCCGCCCAGGCCCCCGAGCACTTCATCGACCTCGAACCCGCCGACGCCCTGGGTACCCCCCTCCCCCACAAGCGCTTCGATTTCATGCAGAAGGCCTACGCCGCCGGCCAGCGTCCCGACCGCATCGGCCTCCAGCCCTGGGAAGCCACCGAGATCTGGGAGCGCCTCAAAGCCGCCCTCCGCGAGTACCGCCAGCTCTCCGCTGCACACCAGGACACCCACGACGTCGAGCAGGCCGCCATCTTCTACGCCGGCTGGCTAGGCCACTACGTCGGCGACGCCTCCCAGCCCCTCCACACCACCGACAAATACAACGGCTGGGTCGGGCCCAACCCCAACAACTACACCACTGAGCACAAGATCCACTGGCAATTCGAAGGCATCTTCGTCGCCGCCAATCTCAAAGCCCTAGACGCCCAGCCCAAAATGACGCCCGTCCACGCCATGGACGGCGACATGTTCGACAGCTATATGGCCTACCTCCGCCACACCGCCACCTATGTTGAGAAGGTCTACCAGCTCGAGAAAGTCGGCGGATTCACCGGCGCAGGCACCCCCGAGTCGCGCGACTTCACCTCTGAGCGCCTCGCTGCCGGAGCCAGCATGCTCCGCGACATGATCTACACCGCCTGGCTCGACAGCGGAAAGCCGGTTCCGCAGCCGAGCTACTCGAACTGAAGGTGTATGCGGTTTGGAAAGCCCGTGTCCTCCGGCCCGGCCTATGGGGCCGCAACAGTGAAGGTGGATGTGCTGAGCGTCCGTGAAAGACCCAGTGAGTCATAGCCTACGGCGGCGACGGTATGTGTCCCCACGGACAGGCCCGACGCGGAATAGGTAAGCGACCAGCCGGAGTTTCTATACGCGGGGTTGTTGTAAGCTGTGGCTACATCGGGCCGATACAGGTTCAGCGTGGCATTGCCCACATCGTTGCCGTCAATCAGGATTTGCACCCTGCTCACCGGCGCTCCATCCTGCGGGTCCACCGCCCAGCCACCGACAAACACGTTATCTGCCTGGGCTATGGTCGTAGAGTGTGTCCGCGCATCCACGGCCATGCTTATCGCTCCCCACGGCGGGCCAACGCTCGTAGTAGCCACGGTGAAGGTGGCTGTGTTGAACACCCGTGAAAGGCCTAGTGAGTCGTAACCCACAGCCTCAACCCTATGTATTCCCAGCGGCAACCCCGATGCCGGATAGGTCAAGGACCAGCCGGAGTTTCTATACGCGGCGTTGTTGTAGGCTGTGGCCACATCGGGCCGATACAGGTTCAGCGTGGCATTCCCCACATCATTGCCGTCGATCAGGATTTGCACCCTGCTCACCGGCGCGCCATCCTGTGGATCTACTGCCCAGCCACCGACAAACACGTTATCTGCCTGAGCTATGGTCGTAGAATGTGTCCGCGCATCCATGGCCACGCTTATCGCTCCCCACGGCGGGCCCACGCTCGTGGTGTCTACCATAAAACTGACTACCGAGAGCCTTTTGGAGAAGCTCAGCGTGTCATAAGCCACTGCCTGGACGGTATGTGTCCCCTTTGACAATCCTGACGCGGGATAGGTGAACGTCCAGCCGGAATTCAGATGCGCAGGATTGTTGTGGGCGGCAGCTACATCGGGCCGGGGCTGACCCAATGTGGCATTGCCTACGTCCATTCCGTCGATCAGGATTTGCACCCTGCCCACCGGAGTGCAATTCTGTGGATCTACTGCCCAGCCACCGACAAACACGTTATCTGCTTGGGCTATGGTCGTAGAGTGTGTCCGCGGATCCATGGCCACGCTTATCGCTCCCCACGGTTGCGAAACCGCGTTGCCGGAACTGCTGCGTGCGTGCACAGCATCTCCCGCATAGACGGCCTCGACCTGATGGCCAGCCGGGATAGAGACGCCGCTTATGCTGGCCGTCGTCGTGATCTTGTA from the Occallatibacter riparius genome contains:
- a CDS encoding multicopper oxidase family protein; this translates as MDPSPAMSRAPIQVERFLDRLPIPRRIVPYGTKKGVKLYRVRAAEFTARLHSQLPAARLWGYDRQYPGPVFEALQGEPIEVEWENGLPQRHLFQVDRRIHGAMAPVPEVRMVPHLHGARTESESDGLPEKWFTPGESRRYSYPNEQRAATLWYHDHALGITRLNVYAGLSGFYLLRDREEMGMDLPKDDYEIPLLLQDRTVDASGVLLYLPTHEDGKELPPGQWGPEFFGNLPVVNGAIAPYLEVEPRPYRFRVLNGANARFFELTFNLGRDASHPSLVDFQQIGTDGGLLPAPASLNRLLLGPAERADIVVDFSRHAGRTLTLQNSAWAPYPGWTMFNIRPQPVPELMQFRVSLPVRPNRAAVNVKPVAFARLDEKASVRTRDFVLSERVDGFGRSLGVRIDGKGYDDPVSETVKLGTVETWRFINTTDDAHPMHLHLVQFQILHRRTFDTLAFPRVLQFVGNPRPPAANEAGWKDTAIVRPNEVLSILVPFEGYAGRYVFHCHMLEHEDNDMMRPYVVVR
- a CDS encoding S1/P1 nuclease — encoded protein: MATLSRSVSAALAGLLLLSSVPAAHAWGNEGHRLINRLAAGALPADTPAFLRSPAAIQQIEYLGPEPDRWRSPSEPELLSAQAPEHFIDLEPADALGTPLPHKRFDFMQKAYAAGQRPDRIGLQPWEATEIWERLKAALREYRQLSAAHQDTHDVEQAAIFYAGWLGHYVGDASQPLHTTDKYNGWVGPNPNNYTTEHKIHWQFEGIFVAANLKALDAQPKMTPVHAMDGDMFDSYMAYLRHTATYVEKVYQLEKVGGFTGAGTPESRDFTSERLAAGASMLRDMIYTAWLDSGKPVPQPSYSN
- a CDS encoding GvpL/GvpF family gas vesicle protein; amino-acid sequence: MAWYAYCIGEKQAFPELARHRKPVPLENVLGVSGNQVFLYPASDLAVIVSEHNPAENLNQKAGIDHARVIADCFQHSTVLPFRFGTVFNDDESLRKSIRSNQRQFMGNIEKLRGKTEMHLKIFVEDCCTKELSHHGPAEGVGREYLSNLRENAVRQRERQTRARAVSFQMHRLFNPLDEEVSCRLTESGKMVLDIAHLIDRKCVEKYQNKFHSTSATLRDCQMQLSGPWPPYHFVHRLTRGTTATPTAPVAAGPAGPVVRVPEATAHVAMA